The genomic window AGGCCGCGTTGAGCCCCTCCTCCACATCCCCCGGCTCCAGCACCTGGCGCTGCTGCTGGGCGTGGTGGGCCCAGATGCCGGCGTAGCAGTCCGCCTGCAGTTCCTGGAGCACGGACAGGGCGTTGGCATCCGCCCGGCTCCGGGCCCGCAGCTGCTGCACCCGCTGCGAGGTGCCCATCAGGTTCTGCACGTGGTGTCCCACCTCATGCGCCACCACGTACGCCTGCGCGAAGTCCCCGGAGGCGCCCAGCCGCCGGTCCAGCTCTCCGAAGAAGGTCAGGTCCAGGTACACCCGCTGGTCCCCCGGACAATAGAAGGGGCCCACCGCGCTCTCTTGGAAGCCGCAGGCGGACTCCACCGCGTCCGAGAAGAGCACGAGGCGCGGCTCCTCATAGGTGACGCCCACCCCGGAGAGCAGCGCGGGCCAGGTGTCCTCGGTGTCCGCCAGGATGACGGAGACGAACTCCTTGAGGGGCTCCTGGGCCGGGTCCACCGGCGCCCCCGAGCCTCCCACCCCGGAGGAGGGGGACTGGGGCGCCTGGGACACGAAGTCCCCCGGGTCGCCGCCCAGCAGGTACACCAGCACCGCGATGACCAGCGTCGCCGCCCCGCCTCCCACCGCCAGCGGGCGCCCCGCGCCCATGCCCCGGCGATCCTCGATGTTCGAGCTGCGACGGCCTCCTTGCCACCTCATGGGACACCCCTCCTGTCCCCTCCCAAGGTAGGCAGCCCCCTTGCCTCTATCGACCCGCCCCGTTCCCTCCCGGGAGCGGGCCTGAACGGGGGGCAGGCCGCCGGGCGGGCGCCTGATTTCATCGGGGGTGATGATTTCCCGGCTGGCCATTTTCACGCATCGCCCTCATGCCGGTGAACCCGAGACAGGCCCGTGAAACAAACCCACACATTCACCGCATGTTTTCCAGGCGCGGTGGAGCATTAAGTCCCGCCTGTTGTGTAGCGCCATCCGTCACAACCCGGGCGCAAGGCTTTGAAGACAATCTTCATTCCTTGCTCAAATAAGCTGTTGCTCCCTGTTCCATGCCTGTATCATCCCGTCCGCCGAACCGACAGGAGCCCCATCCATGCGCCCTCTCCCCTTGTCTCTTGGCTTTCCCTCTCCCCGTCTCTCGCGTGTGAAAGACAGTCTTTCCAAGCTGCTGCTGGCCGTGAGCCTTTGCGGTCCCCTGGCCGCGAGTGCCCATACCGTCGTCATCACCGTGGACCTGGAGCCCATCGAGGATGCGATGGTGACCTCCGCGATGCCGTACACCAACTACGGACATCAGCCGAGCTTCGAGATTTCCCCGGTCTGGCGCCCCTTCGTCGATTACTCCCGCGAGAGCTTCCTGAAGTTCGACCTGAGCGGGATTCCCGAGGGCGTCCAGGTGCTCTCCGCCAGGCTTCAGGCCACGGCGTACGATGGTTTCGCCTACGGGGGAGACGGCAGCGTTTACACACATTTCGTACCGGATGACTCCTGGAGCGAAGGTTCCCTCATCTGGCTCAACAAGCCCGCCATTTCGGGGCAAGCCCTGGGCTCCTGGTGGCTCTGGTATGACTTCCGGAACGGGCAGCCCCGGCCGGAGCAGTTCGGCAGCGCCGAGTCCGCGGCGCTCGCCGCCCAGGTCCAGGCCGAGGCGGACCAGGACAACCTCTTGAGCCTACGGCTGTCCTCGTCTGGGTATGAGACGTTTTATCACTCGTCCGAGTCCGCCGATGCCACCAAGCGCCCCAAGCTGCGCGTCCGCTACTCGGCCCCGGCTTGCAGCTTCGAGCGGCCCGCGCCCA from Stigmatella erecta includes these protein-coding regions:
- the ypfJ gene encoding KPN_02809 family neutral zinc metallopeptidase gives rise to the protein MRWQGGRRSSNIEDRRGMGAGRPLAVGGGAATLVIAVLVYLLGGDPGDFVSQAPQSPSSGVGGSGAPVDPAQEPLKEFVSVILADTEDTWPALLSGVGVTYEEPRLVLFSDAVESACGFQESAVGPFYCPGDQRVYLDLTFFGELDRRLGASGDFAQAYVVAHEVGHHVQNLMGTSQRVQQLRARSRADANALSVLQELQADCYAGIWAHHAQQQRQVLEPGDVEEGLNAASAIGDDTLQRRAGGHVVPESFTHGSSAQRVAWFRRGLEQGTLEACDTFQQQGR
- a CDS encoding immunoglobulin-like domain-containing protein, producing MKDSLSKLLLAVSLCGPLAASAHTVVITVDLEPIEDAMVTSAMPYTNYGHQPSFEISPVWRPFVDYSRESFLKFDLSGIPEGVQVLSARLQATAYDGFAYGGDGSVYTHFVPDDSWSEGSLIWLNKPAISGQALGSWWLWYDFRNGQPRPEQFGSAESAALAAQVQAEADQDNLLSLRLSSSGYETFYHSSESADATKRPKLRVRYSAPACSFERPAPTLTVNGSLEMTLECGASTWQDPGASATDACGPVTVERYNSGEDAYGPGPNPNAEGTYSVQYIARNNNGEASAVRTVAVQDTLAPQLALNGEPEMTHTCGTAFVDPGVTAQDVCYGDLTHSVQVFGYVNGWVPGTYTVEYVVTDGGGNAAAPLTRTVTVAHCPW